Proteins from a single region of Catenulispora acidiphila DSM 44928:
- a CDS encoding RHS repeat domain-containing protein, translating to MIGMSPPSSGRRRHARWRHRLTTVAAAGAMLAGSGLNPAQAAPAGAGKHWQPVATQKTPSVPGHAGVPAGQPAPATSANHGVPPVAYQATAPVWPAGQASATLAAPVPPATPAAAEPKPATGSGGHPTSPPADSSPTAANSSDTAGPAAKLAGLPVTLASADGTTAATVAFAPRAAVAAAGVDGVILTLSRTDGGRTASPVDLSLDYKGFATASGGGYADRLTLVEMPACALTTPTVPSCRAQTPIAAKNDTASGTLSAQVALSATPMVLAASPQASGGVGDYSATSLSPEGSWSSGGNTGSFAYSYPIAVPPASGGTAPSVALSYDSGSVDGRTSVTNAQASWIGDGWDYSPGFIERSYQPCSQDGIKNSGDTCWGGNQVTLSMSGLSGTLVRDDTTGAWHSQSDSGDKVIALTGVSNGAFQGEAWEIITPDGTRYYFGQDYLPGGTGTDAATDSVWTQPVYCPKSGDGPPSGSCYDSSKGTGSVVTNMAWRWNLDYTVDPHGNLRTYSWTPETDEYEMGYGQNNNNGKLTPYDRGGYLTSIGYGYSLSAAIAGAKPAETVTFGTEERCLTSSSFTNCANSNLSSTTAAHWPDVPFNQVCAAGATACANYSPTYFSTKRLTSISTAVLVGSGYQPVDSYTLSQSFPAPQAGQVPAGSSVSATNPGDGTVAVMWLDSIQRTGADTLGGGAAAQLPKTVFTADEMPNRVDGNTTGAAALYRPRLTEITTDSGAQTVIAYSSSQCSRTGNKLPASPDADTMNCYPQYWTPNGAQNPVLDWFTTYQVSSVTVNDLVAPRAWNEVSLTSYNYAGAAWHRDDSPLTPAAQRTWNQFRGFRTVTATTGASSVQSTPTQTVTTFLQGMDGDYQASGSKRGVSVADTVGDTVTDNNWLAGQLLEKDTLLGVGGAAQNKEVGGPWTFTPTATESQASSMPALVARMTAGTTDRKYQLWHDGTWEQTKLAATFNAQAQQVTSDTTYSGPSALPEQCTTTKYATNAAANMVTYPDESLTVTGSCSTKPSATATQSDTLTFYDSSSTLGSLGSTGNATMTQKAASYNASGAPVYTTTAKAQFDSYGRTTSATDADGNTTTTAYSAPGAAADTVTVTNPMHWITKQTLDPGRGQAVSSTDVDNELTTKTYDGLGRVTAVWTPLHSQAAKAPADYTYTYAVTGTAPTAVKTSTLRDDGSYGAVIALYDGQLRQIQQQGGTADGEVGRLITDTHYNSLGQKAKTTDTYYEKTTAPTAAVFVPANDSAVPAEAETLYDGMGRAAQSLTVAFGVNQYSTLTGYRGTDETDTTPPAGGTATSSFLDAAGNVDATWSYRTATATGKAADAETNSRVYTPAGQPSTIKDAVGDTWSYGYNLLGQNTSVSDPGTGLATSVYSTGGSLLSRTDANGDQLSYTYDALKRKIAEYDTTGGAAETSADQIGAWTYDTLAKGQPTSSTTYTDGAADAANTWTETVAGYTAKYQPTGETVTVPSSQGALAGTYQDSSQYTAETSLLAGTHYFAEGNLPKEQVNFGYTPTGLLSSYGSPYAALNTVTYSPLGQVLQTNYGANGDQYGRTVTYDPATKRMLTTTDSLQTLSKPMQSVAYTYNQAGAITAESNSVTGSSTPDTQCFGYDQLNELTSAWTDSGGVTATSAAGNAQVDGVGGCTDSAPTAGKVTGGPAPYWQSYSYDALGDRIGETSHDTSVASSANTVTQTLAYSAYNPSTGATAAASTPDAVQSVTTAGTSGSTSAPYTYYPNGETESRPGQAFTYNAMGLTQSVKNTTTGVASTYTYDADGTLLLQSDPAAAQNVLYLPWGEQVTLNTSGNTVSSLRYISDSPDGVSVVHSSAGTVGYELTNTNGTATAEVNASNLTYSLRYYDPFGQQRGAAPPSWPDQRAYLDKPSDPTSGLDLLGARQYDPVTGRFLSVDSVQENTDQRQLNGYSYAGDNPVNGSDPTGTMLACEDGPGSVCYYPHPAPPKKSGSSSSSSSDSGDSGDGGEDPFFPIYEKVRSYVEKNLAPLDAAAFDKILELAQNKASETQVLNTIDRMLEITAALKMGKLADGIDTILQATHFDSLVAVTREGTPFLAASRTTAVMGLIADYGDVVLPPDKGAAGWVDRGAGAVNGGLLMANMVVDEIPVAGQVMMIGTGIYLGGDYLYHHWKPFHNAVNDVGHGVSSFFGGLFGGGSDSSDAAPKPQWPNGCGG from the coding sequence ATGATCGGGATGTCCCCTCCGTCGTCCGGCAGACGCCGGCACGCACGATGGCGACACCGCCTCACCACCGTCGCGGCCGCGGGCGCCATGCTCGCCGGCAGCGGCCTGAACCCGGCCCAGGCGGCACCGGCGGGTGCCGGCAAGCACTGGCAGCCGGTCGCCACGCAGAAGACGCCGTCGGTGCCCGGCCACGCCGGGGTGCCCGCCGGGCAGCCGGCTCCGGCGACGTCCGCGAACCACGGTGTGCCGCCGGTCGCCTACCAGGCGACGGCACCGGTCTGGCCTGCGGGTCAGGCTTCTGCGACGCTCGCCGCCCCCGTCCCGCCCGCGACGCCCGCCGCCGCCGAACCCAAGCCCGCGACCGGATCCGGCGGACACCCCACGAGCCCGCCTGCCGATTCCTCGCCGACCGCGGCGAACTCCTCGGACACCGCCGGTCCGGCGGCCAAACTCGCCGGCCTGCCGGTGACCCTCGCCTCCGCCGACGGCACAACCGCCGCCACGGTCGCGTTCGCACCCCGCGCCGCCGTCGCGGCGGCGGGCGTGGACGGCGTCATCCTCACCCTGTCCCGCACCGACGGCGGACGGACCGCCTCCCCTGTCGATCTGTCGCTGGACTATAAGGGCTTTGCGACAGCGAGCGGCGGCGGCTACGCCGACCGCTTGACCTTGGTGGAGATGCCGGCGTGCGCCCTGACGACGCCGACGGTGCCGTCATGCCGCGCGCAGACGCCGATCGCGGCGAAGAACGACACCGCGTCCGGCACGCTGTCCGCGCAGGTGGCGCTCTCCGCGACGCCGATGGTCCTGGCCGCCTCGCCGCAGGCGTCCGGCGGTGTCGGCGACTACTCGGCGACTTCGCTCTCCCCTGAGGGCTCGTGGTCCAGCGGCGGCAACACTGGTTCGTTCGCCTACAGCTATCCGATCGCCGTACCCCCGGCCTCCGGCGGCACGGCGCCCAGTGTCGCGCTGTCCTACGATTCGGGCAGCGTGGACGGCCGCACCTCGGTCACCAACGCCCAGGCGTCCTGGATCGGCGACGGCTGGGACTACTCGCCGGGCTTCATCGAGCGTTCCTACCAGCCGTGCTCCCAGGACGGCATCAAGAACTCCGGTGACACCTGCTGGGGCGGCAACCAGGTCACCCTGAGCATGAGCGGACTGAGCGGGACCCTGGTCCGCGACGACACCACCGGCGCCTGGCACTCCCAGTCCGACTCCGGAGACAAGGTGATCGCGCTGACCGGCGTCTCGAACGGCGCGTTCCAGGGCGAGGCGTGGGAGATCATCACCCCCGACGGCACGCGCTACTACTTCGGGCAGGACTACCTCCCCGGCGGCACCGGGACCGACGCGGCGACCGACAGCGTGTGGACCCAGCCGGTCTACTGCCCCAAGTCCGGCGACGGCCCGCCCTCGGGCAGCTGCTACGACTCCAGCAAGGGCACGGGCTCGGTCGTCACCAACATGGCGTGGCGCTGGAACCTGGACTACACCGTGGACCCGCACGGCAACCTGCGCACGTACTCCTGGACGCCCGAGACCGACGAATACGAGATGGGCTACGGGCAGAACAACAACAACGGCAAGCTGACTCCCTACGACCGGGGCGGCTACCTGACCTCGATCGGTTACGGCTACTCGCTGTCGGCGGCGATCGCCGGCGCCAAGCCCGCCGAGACCGTGACGTTCGGCACCGAGGAGCGCTGTCTGACCAGCTCGTCGTTCACGAACTGCGCGAACTCCAACCTGAGCTCGACCACCGCCGCGCACTGGCCGGACGTGCCGTTCAACCAGGTCTGCGCGGCTGGGGCGACCGCCTGTGCCAACTACTCCCCGACCTACTTCTCCACCAAGCGCCTGACGTCGATCAGCACCGCGGTCCTGGTCGGCTCGGGGTACCAGCCGGTGGACAGCTACACGCTGTCCCAGTCCTTCCCGGCGCCCCAGGCCGGCCAGGTCCCGGCCGGATCCAGCGTCAGCGCCACGAATCCCGGCGACGGCACGGTCGCGGTGATGTGGCTGGACTCGATCCAGCGCACCGGCGCGGACACCCTCGGCGGCGGCGCGGCCGCGCAGCTGCCGAAGACGGTGTTCACCGCCGACGAGATGCCCAACCGGGTCGACGGGAACACCACCGGCGCGGCGGCGCTGTACCGGCCGCGGCTGACGGAGATCACCACCGACTCCGGGGCGCAGACCGTCATCGCCTACAGCTCGTCGCAGTGTTCGAGGACGGGCAACAAGCTGCCGGCCTCGCCGGACGCGGACACGATGAACTGCTATCCGCAGTACTGGACTCCCAACGGCGCCCAGAACCCGGTCCTGGACTGGTTCACCACCTACCAGGTCAGCTCGGTCACGGTGAACGACCTGGTGGCACCGAGAGCCTGGAACGAGGTGTCGCTGACCTCGTACAACTACGCCGGCGCCGCCTGGCACCGGGACGACTCGCCGCTGACCCCGGCGGCCCAGCGGACGTGGAACCAGTTCCGAGGGTTCCGCACGGTCACCGCGACCACCGGCGCGTCCTCGGTCCAGTCCACGCCGACGCAGACCGTGACGACGTTCCTGCAGGGCATGGACGGCGACTATCAGGCCTCTGGCTCCAAGCGCGGTGTCAGCGTCGCCGACACCGTCGGGGACACGGTCACCGATAACAACTGGCTGGCCGGCCAGCTCCTCGAGAAGGACACCTTGCTCGGGGTCGGCGGCGCGGCGCAGAACAAGGAGGTCGGCGGACCCTGGACCTTCACCCCGACCGCCACGGAATCGCAGGCCTCGTCGATGCCCGCGCTGGTGGCCCGGATGACCGCGGGCACCACGGACCGCAAGTACCAGCTCTGGCACGACGGCACCTGGGAGCAGACCAAGCTGGCGGCGACCTTCAACGCACAGGCGCAACAGGTCACCTCCGACACGACCTACTCCGGGCCCTCCGCGTTGCCGGAACAGTGCACGACCACCAAGTACGCCACGAACGCCGCGGCGAACATGGTCACCTACCCCGACGAGTCCCTGACGGTCACCGGCTCCTGCTCGACCAAGCCGTCGGCGACGGCCACCCAGTCGGACACGCTGACGTTCTATGACAGCTCCTCGACGCTGGGGTCGCTGGGCTCGACGGGCAACGCGACCATGACCCAGAAGGCTGCGTCGTACAACGCCTCCGGCGCACCGGTGTACACCACCACGGCCAAGGCTCAGTTCGACTCCTACGGCCGGACCACATCCGCGACGGACGCCGACGGCAACACCACGACGACGGCCTACAGCGCGCCGGGCGCCGCGGCCGACACCGTGACCGTCACCAACCCGATGCACTGGATCACGAAGCAGACCCTGGACCCCGGCCGGGGACAGGCCGTCTCCAGCACGGACGTCGACAACGAGCTGACCACCAAGACCTACGACGGTCTGGGCCGGGTCACCGCGGTGTGGACGCCGCTGCACAGCCAGGCCGCCAAGGCTCCGGCGGACTACACGTACACCTACGCCGTGACCGGGACGGCGCCGACCGCCGTCAAGACGTCCACGCTGCGCGACGACGGCTCGTACGGGGCCGTCATCGCCCTGTACGACGGGCAGCTGCGGCAGATCCAGCAGCAGGGCGGCACCGCCGACGGCGAGGTCGGGCGGCTGATCACCGACACCCACTACAACTCGCTCGGCCAGAAGGCGAAGACCACCGACACCTACTACGAAAAGACCACGGCGCCGACCGCCGCCGTCTTCGTCCCGGCGAACGACTCGGCCGTGCCGGCCGAGGCCGAGACGCTGTACGACGGGATGGGCCGCGCGGCGCAGAGCCTGACCGTCGCGTTCGGCGTGAACCAGTATTCGACGCTGACCGGCTACCGGGGCACCGACGAGACCGACACCACGCCGCCCGCCGGCGGCACCGCGACCAGCAGCTTCCTCGACGCCGCCGGGAACGTGGACGCGACCTGGTCCTACCGGACCGCCACCGCGACCGGCAAGGCGGCCGACGCCGAGACGAACAGCCGCGTCTACACCCCGGCCGGGCAGCCCTCGACCATCAAGGACGCGGTCGGCGACACCTGGTCCTACGGCTACAACCTGCTCGGGCAGAACACCAGCGTGTCCGACCCGGGTACGGGCCTTGCCACCTCGGTGTACTCCACCGGCGGGAGCCTGCTCAGCCGCACCGACGCGAACGGAGACCAGCTCTCGTACACCTATGACGCGCTGAAGCGGAAGATCGCCGAGTACGACACCACCGGCGGCGCGGCCGAGACCTCGGCGGACCAGATCGGCGCGTGGACCTACGACACGCTGGCCAAGGGCCAGCCCACGTCGTCGACCACGTACACCGACGGCGCCGCCGACGCGGCGAACACCTGGACCGAGACCGTCGCCGGATACACGGCGAAGTACCAGCCGACCGGCGAGACGGTCACCGTGCCGTCCTCGCAGGGCGCGCTGGCCGGTACCTACCAGGACTCGAGCCAGTACACCGCCGAGACCTCGCTGCTCGCCGGCACGCACTACTTCGCCGAGGGAAACCTGCCCAAGGAACAGGTGAACTTCGGCTACACGCCGACCGGACTGCTGTCGAGCTACGGCAGCCCCTACGCCGCGCTGAACACAGTGACGTACAGCCCGCTGGGGCAGGTGCTGCAGACCAACTACGGCGCCAACGGCGACCAGTACGGCCGCACCGTGACCTACGACCCGGCGACCAAGCGCATGCTGACCACCACGGACTCGCTGCAGACGCTCAGCAAGCCGATGCAGTCCGTGGCCTACACCTACAACCAGGCCGGAGCGATCACCGCCGAGAGCAACTCGGTCACCGGGTCTTCGACCCCTGACACCCAGTGCTTCGGGTACGACCAGCTGAACGAGCTGACCAGCGCCTGGACCGACTCCGGCGGCGTCACCGCGACCTCGGCGGCGGGCAACGCGCAGGTCGACGGCGTGGGCGGCTGCACCGACTCCGCGCCGACAGCCGGCAAGGTCACGGGGGGACCCGCACCGTACTGGCAGTCGTACTCCTACGACGCCCTCGGCGACCGGATCGGCGAGACCAGCCACGACACGTCGGTGGCCTCGAGCGCGAACACGGTCACGCAGACGCTGGCGTACAGCGCGTACAACCCCTCGACCGGCGCCACCGCCGCCGCGTCCACCCCGGACGCGGTGCAGTCGGTGACCACGGCCGGGACGTCCGGCTCGACCTCCGCGCCCTACACCTACTACCCGAACGGAGAGACCGAGAGCCGCCCCGGACAGGCGTTCACCTACAACGCGATGGGACTCACCCAGTCCGTCAAGAACACCACCACCGGCGTGGCCAGCACGTACACCTACGACGCGGACGGCACGCTGCTGCTGCAGAGCGACCCGGCCGCCGCGCAGAACGTGCTGTACCTGCCGTGGGGTGAGCAGGTCACGCTGAACACATCCGGGAACACCGTCTCCAGCCTGCGCTACATCAGCGACAGCCCGGACGGCGTCAGCGTGGTGCACTCCTCGGCCGGCACCGTGGGCTACGAGCTGACCAACACCAACGGCACCGCCACGGCCGAGGTCAACGCCTCGAACCTGACGTACAGCCTGCGGTACTACGACCCGTTCGGGCAGCAGCGCGGCGCGGCGCCGCCGAGCTGGCCGGACCAGCGCGCGTACCTGGACAAGCCCAGCGACCCGACCAGCGGCCTGGACCTGCTCGGCGCCCGGCAGTACGACCCGGTCACCGGCCGGTTCCTCAGCGTCGACTCGGTCCAGGAGAACACCGACCAGCGCCAGCTGAACGGGTACTCCTACGCCGGCGACAACCCGGTCAACGGTTCGGACCCGACGGGGACCATGCTGGCGTGCGAGGACGGCCCCGGCAGCGTCTGCTACTACCCCCACCCGGCGCCGCCGAAGAAGAGCGGTTCCTCGTCCAGCTCGTCCTCGGACTCCGGCGACTCCGGCGACGGCGGGGAGGACCCGTTCTTCCCCATCTATGAGAAGGTCCGTTCCTACGTCGAGAAGAACCTGGCACCGCTGGACGCCGCGGCGTTCGACAAGATCCTCGAACTGGCTCAGAACAAGGCCTCGGAAACCCAGGTCCTGAACACCATCGACCGGATGCTGGAGATCACGGCCGCGCTGAAGATGGGCAAGCTCGCCGACGGGATCGACACGATCCTGCAGGCGACGCACTTCGACAGCCTCGTCGCGGTCACCCGGGAGGGGACACCGTTCCTGGCCGCCAGCCGGACGACGGCGGTGATGGGCCTCATCGCCGACTACGGCGACGTCGTCCTGCCGCCGGACAAGGGCGCGGCCGGCTGGGTGGACCGCGGCGCCGGCGCGGTCAACGGCGGGCTGCTCATGGCGAACATGGTCGTCGACGAGATACCGGTCGCCGGCCAGGTCATGATGATCGGCACCGGCATCTACCTCGGCGGCGACTACCTGTACCACCACTGGAAGCCGTTCCACAACGCCGTGAACGACGTCGGGCACGGCGTGTCGAGCTTCTTCGGCGGATTGTTCGGCGGTGGTTCCGACTCCAGCGACGCCGCGCCGAAGCCGCAGTGGCCCAACGGCTGCGGCGGGTAG